From Heteronotia binoei isolate CCM8104 ecotype False Entrance Well chromosome 3, APGP_CSIRO_Hbin_v1, whole genome shotgun sequence, a single genomic window includes:
- the LOC132569109 gene encoding suppressor of tumorigenicity 14 protein homolog, giving the protein MAGAWTSPFIRLTSSSNVMLVTFSLDRRKESSVLKAYFQAVPKIVCGGHYISWNGTVTSPYYPSYYPPNIDCHWIIRAPLPGYRLLFKLLVIHVQEQSLGSNKCDKDWLEIDGVRYCKPVSEGNKIKEYGYSVALSFHSDELVTHRGFYIEFRAFSHTDHDCDNQKPFVLLACPRQFKCSDRTCVPLNSKCDGWKDCTDGSDEVDCGCNPVEFNCGNGKCRHHSKMCRGDDSCDSDSQEEDSCSYKSCSQHSYKCLNGKCPKKLNPECDGIRDCADGSDEMNCACGRNQVKKTRIVGGEDARSGKWPWQASLQLGTYGHICGASIISNRWLVSAAHCFLDSESIRYSIASGWTAYMGIRIINKNNNNHIAMRSIKRIIVHPYYDHYISDYDIALLEMEAPVFFNELVSLQKLYKKLK; this is encoded by the exons atggctggggcctggacATCCCCATTTATACGCTTAACTTCATCAAGCAATGTAATGTTGGTCACTTTCTCACTGGACCGAAGAAAAGAGAGCAGTGTGCTGAAAGCATATTTCCAAGCTGTTCCTAAAATTG TATGTGGTGGCCATTACATCTCTTGGAATGGGACTGTGACCTCTCCTTATTATCCAAGTTACTATCCTCCCAATATTGACTGCCACTGGATTATCAGG GCACCACTACCTGGATACAGACTGTTATTCAAACTTCTTGTCATACACGTTCAGGAACAATCCTTAGGATCCAATAAATGTGATAAAGATTGGCTGGAAATTGATGGGGTCAG ATACTGTAAACCAGTTTCAGAAGGCAATAAGATCAAGGAGTATGGCTATTCAGTTGCACTCAGTTTCCATTCAGATGAACTGGTCACGCACAGAGGGTTTTATATTGAATTCAGAGCATTCAGCCACACagatc ATGACTGTGATAATCAGAAACCTTTTGTTCTTTTAGCTTGTCCTAGGCAATTTAAATGTTCTGACAGAACATGTGTTCCCTTAAACAGCAAGTGTGATGGGTGGAAAGACTGCACAGATGGAAGTGATGAAGTAGACTGTG GTTGTAATCCAGTGGAGTTTAATTGTGGCAATGGAAAGTGTAGGCACCATTCCAAGATGTGCAGAGGGGATGACAGCTGTGACAGTGATAGCCAAGAGGAGGACAGTTGCT CATACAAAAGTTGCTCACAGCATTCGTATAAATGCCTAAATGGGAAGTGTCCGAAAAAGCTAAATCCAGAATGTGATGGAATAAGAGATTGTGCAGACGGATCTGATGAAATGAACTGTG CATGTGGAAGGAATCAGGTAAAGAAAACCAGAATTGTTGGTGGTGAAGATGCCAGGTCTGGAAAGTGGCCTTGGCAAGCAAGCTTGCAGCTTGGAACATATGGCCATATCTGTGGGGCATCGATTATTTCAAATAGGTGGCTGGTATCTGCTGCCCACTGCTTTCTTGACTCTGAGTCTATAAG GTACTCTATAGCATCTGGCTGGACAGCATATATGGGTATAAGGATCATtaacaaaaacaacaataatCATATAGCCATGCGATCAATCAAAAGGATTATTGTCCATCCATATTACGACCACTATATCTCAGACTATGACATTGCCCTGTTGGAAATGGAGGCACCAGTATTCTTCAATGAGCTG GTCAGCTTGCAAAAACTCTACAAGAAGCTAAAGTGA